A stretch of Bradyrhizobium diazoefficiens DNA encodes these proteins:
- a CDS encoding thiamine pyrophosphate-dependent enzyme has product MAHKVELSPSADWYRVEVDEADWAKFSQDDLVRWYSQMLLVRRFEEKILELESAGLVHGPAHASIGQEATAVGAMSLLGSHDQINGTHRAHHQVLTKLINAQIPAGFNVRKQDFTPEMDDAIYRLMAEIMGLKPGCCAGRGGSMHMRDPGSGVAGTSAIVGGNVPHAVGYALADHVLHRDGVSVAFFGDGAALQGAVYESMNIAAAYKLPVIFFIENNLYGVSTHIEDVTGETRLASRGPMLGFMGIECDGMDVVAVHEAMDLALKAIRSGRGPVVIEATCYRFLHQSGSKKGSELGYRSKEEEDQWRSRDPLRVASDHLRRTKALDDDGFALLDERVTAAIQRAVQQLTEKSPGSNVLRIPENHWPSTSSVDEGILSDGSEFEGAKFRELEDYRPDELQKSRFVVAAAEALGAAMAADPTIVVMGEDVHRFRGGVSGFTTKALEKFPERVLAMPIAENGFTGVALGAALRGLRPIVEIMFGDFCLVAADQICNAVAKVRHMFGDGFPVPIVMRVRVAPHGGYGSQHSGDMSALFHLYPGWHIFSPTTPFDYIGMLNTALRSNDPVMIVEHVEFYQEEGLVPRADRDYCIPLAKAKVVRPGSTCTLLATSVMVPMAIKVVQDTGIDAEIIDLRSLGQLSTDWPLILGSVAKTNRVLIAEQMTNGLALGRHWIAEIQSRAFNDLDHEILHVTGSIAAPVVSALLNRAALASSEKLRNALISIANA; this is encoded by the coding sequence GTGGCACATAAAGTAGAACTCAGCCCGTCTGCGGATTGGTATCGTGTCGAAGTCGACGAAGCAGACTGGGCGAAGTTCTCGCAGGATGATTTGGTCCGTTGGTATAGCCAGATGTTGCTCGTCCGCCGCTTCGAGGAAAAAATCCTCGAACTGGAATCGGCCGGGCTCGTTCATGGCCCCGCTCATGCCAGTATCGGTCAGGAGGCCACAGCCGTCGGCGCGATGTCGCTGCTCGGTTCGCATGACCAGATCAACGGTACGCATCGCGCGCACCATCAGGTGCTGACTAAACTGATCAATGCTCAAATTCCCGCTGGCTTTAATGTACGAAAGCAGGACTTCACGCCGGAGATGGACGACGCCATTTATCGTTTAATGGCTGAAATCATGGGCTTGAAGCCTGGGTGTTGTGCCGGTCGCGGCGGGTCGATGCACATGCGTGATCCGGGCTCGGGCGTCGCCGGGACCAGTGCGATCGTTGGTGGCAATGTGCCTCATGCGGTAGGCTATGCCCTTGCTGATCACGTCCTTCATCGTGATGGCGTGTCCGTCGCTTTTTTCGGCGACGGCGCCGCTCTCCAGGGAGCGGTTTATGAATCCATGAACATCGCTGCGGCTTACAAGCTGCCCGTTATCTTTTTTATCGAAAACAACCTCTACGGCGTTTCAACACATATCGAGGATGTGACGGGCGAGACCCGGCTAGCTTCGCGCGGACCGATGCTTGGTTTCATGGGCATCGAATGCGACGGCATGGATGTCGTCGCCGTGCACGAAGCCATGGATCTCGCGCTAAAGGCAATTCGCAGCGGTCGTGGGCCGGTCGTCATTGAGGCGACGTGCTACCGGTTCCTGCATCAAAGCGGTAGCAAGAAGGGAAGTGAGCTGGGCTACCGTAGTAAAGAGGAGGAAGACCAATGGCGCAGTCGCGATCCCCTCCGAGTGGCTAGCGATCACCTTCGCCGTACGAAGGCACTGGACGACGACGGGTTTGCCTTGCTCGACGAGCGCGTGACCGCCGCCATCCAGCGGGCGGTCCAGCAGCTCACGGAGAAGAGCCCCGGTAGCAACGTGCTGCGCATCCCGGAAAACCACTGGCCCTCTACATCATCTGTCGATGAGGGTATTCTGAGTGATGGCAGCGAGTTTGAGGGTGCAAAGTTCAGGGAGTTGGAAGACTACAGACCAGATGAACTGCAAAAGTCTCGGTTCGTGGTCGCCGCAGCGGAAGCGTTGGGCGCAGCAATGGCAGCCGATCCGACGATCGTTGTGATGGGCGAAGACGTTCATCGGTTTCGCGGCGGCGTAAGCGGCTTTACAACCAAGGCTTTGGAAAAGTTCCCGGAGCGGGTCCTGGCGATGCCAATCGCCGAGAATGGTTTCACCGGCGTTGCACTCGGTGCTGCCCTTCGCGGCCTTCGCCCAATCGTGGAAATCATGTTCGGCGACTTCTGCCTGGTCGCCGCTGATCAGATTTGTAACGCTGTTGCAAAAGTGCGTCACATGTTCGGCGATGGATTCCCAGTGCCAATCGTCATGCGCGTGCGCGTGGCGCCACATGGGGGCTACGGCTCTCAGCATTCGGGTGACATGTCGGCGCTCTTTCATCTGTATCCGGGATGGCACATATTCTCGCCAACCACTCCGTTCGACTATATCGGCATGCTCAACACCGCCCTGCGCTCGAATGATCCCGTAATGATCGTCGAGCACGTCGAATTCTATCAAGAAGAAGGACTCGTGCCACGTGCCGACAGGGACTATTGCATTCCGCTTGCCAAAGCGAAGGTGGTTCGCCCGGGTTCCACCTGCACTCTGCTCGCCACATCGGTGATGGTGCCGATGGCGATTAAGGTCGTGCAGGACACGGGTATAGATGCCGAAATCATCGACTTGCGCAGTCTGGGACAACTGAGCACGGACTGGCCGCTCATACTCGGATCGGTCGCCAAGACCAATCGCGTACTAATCGCGGAGCAGATGACAAACGGTCTTGCTTTAGGCCGACATTGGATCGCAGAGATCCAGTCGCGCGCGTTCAATGACCTCGATCACGAGATTCTCCATGTTACAGGCAGCATCGCCGCGCCTGTGGTCTCCGCCCTGCTCAATCGCGCGGCCCTCGCTTCGTCCGAGAAACTTCGAAATGCTTTAATCTCGATTGCGAACGCTTAG
- a CDS encoding GMC family oxidoreductase has product MPKWDYIIAGGGSAGCVLASRLSENPSVEVLLLEAGPPDKSMWIDIPAGFTRLLNHEKFDWKFQMEPDPSIGGRRSPSPSGRGLGGCSTINGMLYVRGQPLDYDSWAALGNRGWSYEDVLPYFKKSEHYECQGDASRGKGGPLNVCETTGRNLLCDAFLKAAVGSGFPRNEDYNSGQQEGFGYYQVLIKGSRRWSAVRAYLDPVRSRPNLRVETDALVSHILLEDKRAIGVMYTARGEKHEARCGREVILSCGTLLSPGVLERSGIGQPEVLQKVGIEVRHELKGVGENCGNHFIVGTSHRVNQPITLNEQTRGLRLLREIARYYTSGTGALLGTAGPVFGFVRTRPDLATPDAQIFMSRATSAAPWPRIELEKEPGMAVSLYQCRPESRGSIHIKSLASGAEPAIRPNFLATKTDRDCTVSGMQIIRTIMRHPAIAKYVAFENRPGDKVQNYDDWLDYARSAGIGICHIVGTCKMGNDLLAVVDDRLRVRGLAGLRVIDASIMPTVPSGNTYAATIMVAEKGADMIKEDARRT; this is encoded by the coding sequence ATGCCCAAGTGGGACTATATCATCGCCGGCGGTGGCTCGGCCGGTTGCGTATTGGCTAGCCGTCTGAGCGAAAATCCGAGTGTTGAGGTCCTCCTTCTCGAGGCCGGGCCGCCCGATAAATCGATGTGGATCGACATTCCAGCGGGCTTCACGAGGTTGCTCAACCACGAAAAGTTCGATTGGAAGTTTCAGATGGAGCCCGACCCAAGCATCGGTGGCCGGCGCTCTCCCTCTCCGAGCGGCCGTGGGCTGGGCGGCTGCAGCACGATCAACGGCATGCTCTATGTGCGCGGCCAGCCGCTCGATTACGACAGCTGGGCCGCGCTCGGCAATCGCGGCTGGTCTTACGAGGACGTGCTGCCCTATTTCAAAAAATCTGAGCACTACGAGTGCCAGGGAGACGCATCGCGAGGCAAGGGCGGACCCCTGAACGTGTGCGAGACGACGGGGCGTAATCTGCTGTGCGACGCTTTTCTCAAGGCCGCCGTTGGTAGCGGTTTTCCTCGTAACGAGGACTACAATAGCGGGCAGCAGGAAGGCTTCGGTTATTATCAGGTGCTGATCAAAGGAAGCCGGCGCTGGTCCGCGGTTCGTGCCTATCTAGATCCGGTGCGCAGCCGGCCCAACCTGCGCGTGGAAACCGATGCGCTCGTGAGTCACATCCTGCTCGAAGACAAGCGCGCCATTGGCGTCATGTATACTGCGCGCGGAGAAAAGCACGAGGCGCGGTGCGGCCGCGAGGTGATCCTGTCGTGCGGCACGCTGCTGTCCCCTGGCGTGTTGGAGCGCTCCGGCATCGGCCAGCCGGAGGTGCTGCAGAAGGTCGGCATCGAGGTGCGCCACGAGCTCAAGGGCGTGGGCGAGAACTGCGGCAACCACTTCATCGTGGGCACCTCTCACCGGGTCAACCAGCCGATCACGCTGAACGAACAGACGCGCGGCCTAAGGCTGCTGCGCGAGATAGCGCGCTATTACACGAGCGGCACCGGCGCGCTCTTGGGCACCGCGGGCCCGGTGTTTGGTTTCGTGCGCACGCGGCCCGATCTTGCGACGCCCGACGCGCAGATATTCATGTCGCGCGCCACGTCAGCCGCGCCGTGGCCGCGGATCGAACTCGAGAAAGAACCTGGCATGGCCGTCTCGCTGTACCAGTGCCGACCCGAGTCGCGTGGCTCCATCCATATCAAGTCGCTGGCGTCCGGCGCCGAGCCCGCGATCCGGCCAAACTTCCTCGCGACAAAGACCGATCGCGACTGCACTGTGAGTGGCATGCAGATCATCCGCACGATCATGAGGCATCCTGCGATCGCGAAATACGTCGCCTTCGAGAACCGCCCCGGGGACAAGGTGCAGAACTACGACGATTGGCTCGACTACGCGCGAAGCGCGGGGATTGGAATTTGCCACATCGTCGGGACCTGCAAGATGGGTAATGATCTTTTGGCGGTAGTCGATGACCGCCTGCGCGTGCGGGGCCTTGCCGGGCTACGCGTGATCGATGCCTCGATTATGCCGACCGTGCCCTCCGGCAACACCTACGCGGCCACGATCATGGTGGCCGAGAAAGGCGCCGACATGATCAAAGAGGATGCAAGGAGGACGTGA
- a CDS encoding Gfo/Idh/MocA family protein: MTERLSLEESPIMKLGIVGLGQWGQKLVRAIQEDGIPKSQLFHFAAGYTRSPSKHRTFALQEKLHLFDSYQEFLQSKSVDAVVIASPHSEHVDQICAAADAGLHIFVEKPLALDVAGAVKAIGAARDAERQLAVGFNRRFLPAYSNLKEILYSGRLGRVLHIEGNFSAPQALHFSPEDWRADHSQTPAGGMTLMGIHILDAMIGLAGAISGVRARSRRQFLQIDMDDTTDVQIEFAGGSTGYLSTVPATAHNWRLQVFGTAGWAEMRGYRQLTFAAVGQDAQTTQFAAVDIERAELEAFAKSVVDQTEYPIPLDDVVRGIGALDAVFQSVREDRFVTVEC; encoded by the coding sequence ATGACCGAGCGACTGTCCTTGGAGGAGTCACCAATAATGAAATTAGGCATAGTGGGGCTCGGGCAGTGGGGCCAGAAGCTTGTGCGGGCAATTCAAGAGGATGGAATTCCCAAGAGCCAGCTCTTCCATTTTGCAGCAGGCTACACGCGATCACCAAGCAAGCACCGTACGTTCGCTCTCCAGGAGAAGCTTCACCTCTTCGACAGTTATCAAGAGTTCCTGCAATCCAAGTCTGTTGATGCCGTCGTTATCGCGTCACCTCATAGTGAGCATGTCGATCAGATCTGCGCGGCTGCAGATGCCGGTTTGCACATCTTTGTCGAGAAACCGCTAGCCCTGGATGTTGCTGGTGCGGTGAAAGCAATAGGCGCTGCCCGGGATGCGGAAAGGCAACTTGCCGTCGGGTTCAACCGCAGGTTCTTACCTGCGTACTCGAACTTGAAAGAGATTCTGTATAGCGGTCGGCTCGGCCGAGTCTTGCATATTGAGGGCAACTTTTCGGCACCACAAGCCCTGCATTTCTCACCGGAGGATTGGCGGGCGGATCACTCCCAAACTCCCGCGGGCGGTATGACGTTGATGGGCATCCACATCCTCGACGCGATGATTGGTCTAGCGGGTGCCATCTCTGGCGTAAGAGCAAGGTCACGAAGACAGTTTCTCCAGATCGACATGGACGATACCACGGACGTCCAGATCGAGTTCGCAGGTGGTTCTACCGGCTATCTCAGCACAGTACCGGCGACAGCTCACAATTGGAGACTGCAGGTGTTCGGAACGGCGGGCTGGGCCGAGATGCGCGGTTATCGGCAACTCACTTTCGCAGCGGTCGGCCAAGATGCGCAAACGACACAGTTCGCCGCGGTCGATATCGAACGCGCAGAACTCGAGGCTTTCGCAAAGTCTGTCGTCGATCAGACTGAGTATCCAATTCCCCTCGACGATGTTGTGAGGGGCATCGGCGCGCTCGACGCGGTTTTCCAGTCAGTAAGAGAGGACCGTTTCGTCACCGTCGAATGCTAG
- a CDS encoding GMC family oxidoreductase N-terminal domain-containing protein yields the protein MDWSQGRRFGARVQSEFDYIVVGSGSGGSVVASRLSEDPNLSVLLVEAGGSDKSLKIAMPGLASSLFGDPKYDWCFTAESDQTRAGQRDYMPRGKVLGGTSAINAMCFLRGSIEDFDDWASLGNEDWDYRSVLPYFRKLESYEGGENVTRGNTGPQPVSFLRSAHPMSKIFLDASVRHGAKHIPDLNSGEYEGAGFPQVSQLKGSRYSAARSYVWPATKRRNFRLLLQTQVRRVLFENRRATGVEVIRGGRRTIFKARKGVVLSGGVFGSPHILMLSGIGPAEQLRRVGIDVLVDAPGVGRNLQDHAGTRHVVRVDTRTLNMIIGPMEKLAAGLRWLFLGQGPAASSMTQVVLTRKLDSGNQLSRFQVLFTPGAYDLGPNGPRFLDRPAVTAIVNVHRPYSSGHLELASADAREPLKIHPNLFADERDADTLVAGHKILREIFDTEPLRARAIEELRPGVSLQSDDALKAFVKETAKGIFHPAGTCKMGTDPFAVVGSRLSVYGVQNLYVADASVMPFVVSANLSATCMMIGERLAEWLKAA from the coding sequence GTGGACTGGTCACAAGGCCGAAGATTTGGAGCGCGCGTGCAATCAGAGTTTGATTACATCGTGGTGGGCTCGGGTTCGGGCGGGAGCGTCGTGGCCTCCAGGTTGTCCGAGGATCCGAACTTGTCGGTGCTTCTCGTGGAGGCCGGTGGGTCAGACAAGTCTCTCAAGATCGCCATGCCAGGCCTCGCCAGTTCGCTCTTTGGGGATCCGAAATATGACTGGTGCTTCACTGCAGAGTCTGACCAGACGCGGGCGGGACAGCGCGACTACATGCCGCGCGGAAAAGTTCTCGGGGGGACGAGCGCGATTAACGCAATGTGCTTTCTCCGCGGCAGCATCGAAGATTTCGATGATTGGGCTTCACTCGGCAACGAGGACTGGGATTACCGGAGTGTTCTCCCCTATTTTCGTAAGTTGGAAAGTTATGAGGGTGGGGAAAACGTGACGCGCGGCAATACTGGCCCGCAGCCGGTGTCCTTCTTGAGGTCCGCCCATCCGATGTCAAAGATATTTCTGGACGCATCCGTCCGTCATGGAGCTAAGCACATACCCGATCTCAACAGCGGAGAGTACGAAGGAGCTGGCTTTCCTCAGGTCTCGCAGCTCAAAGGCTCGCGATATAGCGCGGCGCGCTCATACGTCTGGCCCGCGACCAAACGTCGAAATTTTCGGCTGCTCTTGCAGACGCAGGTTCGACGAGTGCTGTTCGAGAATCGCAGGGCAACTGGCGTCGAAGTTATCAGAGGTGGTCGTCGCACCATTTTCAAGGCCCGCAAAGGAGTTGTGCTGAGCGGTGGAGTCTTCGGCTCGCCGCACATTCTTATGCTCTCAGGCATCGGACCTGCCGAGCAATTGAGGCGCGTAGGTATTGATGTTCTGGTTGACGCCCCTGGGGTAGGCAGAAATTTACAGGATCATGCTGGCACGCGTCACGTGGTTCGAGTCGATACCCGGACGCTCAACATGATAATCGGGCCGATGGAGAAGTTGGCGGCCGGATTGCGTTGGCTTTTTCTTGGGCAGGGGCCAGCAGCAAGCTCCATGACCCAAGTCGTCCTGACTCGAAAGCTGGATTCCGGAAACCAGCTTTCCCGTTTTCAAGTCCTGTTCACGCCCGGCGCCTATGACCTTGGCCCAAATGGTCCCCGATTTTTGGATCGGCCTGCGGTCACGGCGATCGTAAACGTTCATCGTCCATATTCTTCCGGCCATCTCGAATTGGCCTCGGCTGATGCGCGCGAGCCGCTTAAGATTCATCCGAATCTCTTTGCCGACGAGCGCGACGCTGACACTCTCGTTGCGGGCCATAAAATCTTGAGAGAGATCTTCGACACGGAGCCGCTTCGGGCCCGCGCAATAGAAGAGCTGAGACCTGGCGTGTCACTTCAAAGCGACGATGCCCTGAAGGCTTTCGTCAAAGAGACGGCAAAGGGAATCTTTCACCCTGCCGGAACCTGCAAGATGGGGACTGATCCTTTCGCCGTGGTCGGAAGTAGGCTGTCCGTGTACGGTGTACAAAATCTTTACGTGGCCGATGCGTCCGTTATGCCTTTCGTCGTCAGTGCGAACTTAAGCGCAACCTGCATGATGATTGGAGAAAGGCTAGCTGAATGGCTGAAGGCTGCTTGA
- a CDS encoding ATP-binding cassette domain-containing protein: MYDPTSEFGIEAGEKHNGEDLGFNLDPNHLVGRLSRTHQQMVEIAKALLVEPRILILDEPTASLTEREAGWLFELVATLKARGVGIIYVSHGMQEIRALADRRHRPADGQLVRTLEAAGAWDSDLVELVTGRKIDGLFPKFDQQLGRVAMEVAGLSTWRCGPRRKLRSPVRFKITGIAGLIGCGKSKPVRAIYGPEDIERGAIRRQDQSPSTLSPRQRRRRCVADSPANRVTADGCSRRAPRSCGCPPNWRRCWRYRATADGAGSLLYAIGGNAEAPAVSDANARVESLWNHIIHLDK; encoded by the coding sequence TTGTATGATCCAACGAGCGAGTTTGGGATCGAAGCGGGGGAAAAACACAATGGCGAGGATCTGGGCTTCAATCTCGATCCCAACCACCTCGTCGGCAGGCTCTCCCGGACGCATCAACAAATGGTTGAGATCGCGAAGGCGCTGCTCGTCGAGCCTAGAATCCTAATCCTCGATGAGCCGACCGCATCGCTCACCGAGCGGGAGGCCGGGTGGCTCTTCGAACTGGTGGCGACGCTCAAGGCTCGTGGCGTCGGGATCATCTATGTCTCGCATGGGATGCAGGAAATACGCGCCCTGGCCGATCGGCGTCACCGTCCTGCGGATGGGCAACTTGTCCGCACGCTGGAGGCGGCCGGAGCATGGGACAGCGACCTCGTCGAACTGGTGACAGGCCGCAAGATTGACGGGCTGTTTCCGAAGTTCGATCAGCAGTTAGGGCGAGTTGCCATGGAGGTCGCGGGCTTGTCGACCTGGAGGTGCGGTCCGCGACGTAAACTTCGCAGCCCGGTTCGGTTCAAGATCACGGGCATCGCCGGCCTGATCGGCTGCGGGAAATCAAAACCGGTGCGCGCCATCTACGGACCTGAGGACATTGAGCGCGGTGCCATCCGGCGTCAGGACCAATCCCCGTCGACGCTCTCACCGAGACAGAGGCGGCGCCGCTGCGTCGCTGACTCCCCCGCCAACCGTGTGACGGCGGACGGCTGCTCGAGGCGGGCGCCGCGATCGTGCGGGTGTCCTCCGAACTGGCGGAGATGCTGGCGCTATCGCGCAACAGCGGACGGTGCTGGGTCGCTACTATACGCCATCGGCGGTAATGCGGAGGCGCCAGCCGTTTCTGACGCAAACGCCCGGGTCGAGAGCCTATGGAACCATATAATCCATCTTGACAAATAA
- a CDS encoding ABC transporter ATP-binding protein, which translates to MSNIRLEGVSKRYGNFAAVDNVDLEVSQGEFVTILGPSGSGKTSLLSLIAGLNQPTAGRIFIGGRDVTDAPPQTRNIGLVFQSYALFPQMTALNNVMFPLGVRGINGSLARDRALEALKLVRLEGLGDRRPSQLSGGQQQRVALARAFVFKPDILLLDEPLGALDRKLREELQIELKQLQRTLGVTTILVTHDQEEALSLSDRIMVLGNGRTQQVATPAESYLKPANRFVAEFLGIANFIGLQDGRSGVVRPERIRLAANGEGKAARVVEAIYLGQMVRYYLAVEEGEPLVAAVPFLGSNFAKDERVVVSWDPGDVWPVA; encoded by the coding sequence ATGTCGAATATCCGTCTCGAGGGCGTGTCCAAGCGCTACGGTAACTTCGCTGCCGTGGACAACGTCGATCTCGAGGTTTCGCAAGGCGAGTTCGTCACGATCCTTGGACCAAGCGGGTCGGGCAAGACCTCCCTGTTGTCGCTGATCGCGGGCCTCAACCAGCCTACTGCTGGCCGGATATTCATCGGCGGTCGCGATGTCACCGACGCCCCGCCGCAAACTCGCAACATCGGATTGGTATTTCAGTCGTACGCCTTGTTCCCGCAGATGACGGCGCTGAATAACGTGATGTTCCCCCTGGGCGTGCGCGGCATCAACGGCTCACTCGCACGCGACCGTGCACTCGAGGCTTTGAAGTTGGTGAGGCTGGAGGGATTGGGCGATCGACGTCCCTCGCAGCTATCGGGCGGACAGCAACAGCGCGTGGCGCTGGCGCGTGCGTTCGTTTTCAAACCGGACATCCTGCTCCTCGACGAGCCGCTGGGCGCGCTCGACCGCAAGCTGCGCGAGGAGTTGCAGATCGAGCTGAAGCAACTCCAGCGCACCCTCGGTGTCACCACCATCCTGGTGACGCACGATCAGGAGGAGGCGCTGTCGCTTTCCGATCGCATCATGGTGCTCGGCAACGGACGCACGCAGCAGGTGGCGACGCCGGCCGAATCCTATCTGAAGCCCGCCAACCGCTTCGTTGCGGAATTTCTGGGCATCGCCAATTTCATCGGACTGCAGGATGGCCGCAGTGGCGTAGTGCGCCCCGAGCGCATACGCCTCGCGGCGAACGGCGAGGGCAAAGCTGCGCGGGTCGTCGAGGCGATCTATCTAGGCCAGATGGTGCGCTATTATCTGGCGGTGGAAGAAGGAGAGCCCTTGGTGGCTGCAGTGCCGTTCCTCGGTTCGAACTTCGCAAAGGACGAACGTGTGGTTGTTTCGTGGGACCCCGGCGACGTCTGGCCGGTGGCATAG